A region of the Flavobacteriaceae bacterium MAR_2010_188 genome:
TCTTCAGAGAACTCCAAATTCTGAGTGGTTTAAGATGAAGACCACGACCGAGAGAGTTTCCGAAGAACGAGTTTACGGCATACTAACTTTTAATTTAAAGGGAGAAAACTTCAAACTAAACATTTATGAAGGAAAGGAAATGAAAACTAAAGAAGGTTTTGAGGATTTTCTCTTCTTACCATTTTTAGATGAAACTAATGGAGAAGAGACCTACGGAGGCGGTCGTTATATTGATGCAAGAATTCCTGAAACGGACACAATGACAATCGATTTTAACAAGGCCTACAATCCGTATTGCGCTTACAACGAGAAATATTCTTGCCCAATCGTGCCGCGCGTAAATTATCTTCCAATAAAAGTTGAAGCAGGCGTAAAGGTTTTCAAAAAGAAAATTAAATAATCTTAGCTAGAAATACGCCCAAAAAGACAGCGAGAAATCCGATGATAAAACTGCCGATGCTATAAAAAGCAAAAACGCCAAAGGCTTCATTTTTTATAAGCATTTGGTTCTCGAAAGAGTAGGCAGAAAAGGTGGTAAACCCTCCACAGAAACCAGTTGCCAAGAAAATAACCTGACTTTGGGTTAAGGTGTCTGTTTTTGTAGCAAGCCCAAGAATAACGCCAATGATTAAACTTCCCAAGATATTTACCGCGAAAGTGCCTAAGGGAAATCCGGTTGGCGCGTCATTTAAATATCTCACTACGAGGTAACGTACAATACTACCGAAACCTCCACCAAAAAATACTAAAACAAGATTTTTCATATGTCTTCTATTGCGATATATATTTCGGTAATCCAAGTAGAGGGGTTGGGGTTGTCTCCATAGTCTTTTACGAAGACTTCCATCTGTGGGCCATTTGGTGCTTCTTGTATGGTACTATCAGCAGCAATTTTGTCTTTCAAGTTATTCCAAGCTTCTTGAAAATAACTGTAGTTGCCGGTCAGAGTTGCCTTCATTGCGGTGAAAGGTTCTAATTGACCGGTTAAAATATCGTCTTCTGTAGTTATAACTCGCGCTGTAGTTGGGATACAGGTCGAAAATCTTACAGCATTATTTTTAGAATCCCATTCATGATAAATGATAAAGGGAGAACCATCCATAGAAATATTATTCGCGACAGCGTATGCCCCAACCTTCGGCATTATCTCTTGGATTTTAAATGGTAAATTATCGATTTTTGAAGAGGTGCTGCTATAGATGTAATATCCGCCGCTGTGTTGTGCCTTTCCGTTTATGACAATGTTGTATTTATTCATGTCAATCTTGGTAAGACTATCGAGCTTTACTAATCCTCGTTCAAAATCGGCTCCAGTATTTTTCTCAACAGAACCAAAAAAAGTAGTATACATTTTAGTCATAAAATCCTGTTCTCCGCTCATGGTCCAAGTAACCTCGGTTCCATTTTCTACCGGCTTAAAATCCCAATGTATTTTTGATTCAGTTTCAAATGGTTCAACAAAATTAATTTGTTGGTCTATGCTTTGGTAAGGATTTGTATCTAAGGTTGTCATACTGCCAGTTCCTAGGTCGTCACCTTCCCAAGAATAACCGGCCTCTTCTCCCACCGTCTTATCATTATAGGTAATTTGGGCATTCGGTTCTTTTTCTATCCATGGAGAAAATTCTGGCCAAATC
Encoded here:
- a CDS encoding hypothetical protein (partial gene;~manually curated); the encoded protein is LQRTPNSEWFKMKTTTERVSEERVYGILTFNLKGENFKLNIYEGKEMKTKEGFEDFLFLPFLDETNGEETYGGGRYIDARIPETDTMTIDFNKAYNPYCAYNEKYSCPIVPRVNYLPIKVEAGVKVFKKKIK
- a CDS encoding camphor resistance protein CrcB, with product MKNLVLVFFGGGFGSIVRYLVVRYLNDAPTGFPLGTFAVNILGSLIIGVILGLATKTDTLTQSQVIFLATGFCGGFTTFSAYSFENQMLIKNEAFGVFAFYSIGSFIIGFLAVFLGVFLAKII
- a CDS encoding Ribosome association toxin PasT (RatA) of the RatAB toxin-antitoxin module, which produces MKIFKYLLFLLLILVIGAAIYIAVQPNDYTFSRSQIINAPPAVIYNKVNDYKIWPEFSPWIEKEPNAQITYNDKTVGEEAGYSWEGDDLGTGSMTTLDTNPYQSIDQQINFVEPFETESKIHWDFKPVENGTEVTWTMSGEQDFMTKMYTTFFGSVEKNTGADFERGLVKLDSLTKIDMNKYNIVINGKAQHSGGYYIYSSTSSKIDNLPFKIQEIMPKVGAYAVANNISMDGSPFIIYHEWDSKNNAVRFSTCIPTTARVITTEDDILTGQLEPFTAMKATLTGNYSYFQEAWNNLKDKIAADSTIQEAPNGPQMEVFVKDYGDNPNPSTWITEIYIAIEDI